A portion of the Magnetospirillum sp. WYHS-4 genome contains these proteins:
- the sulP gene encoding sulfate permease: MNNIKKFVPFLGWFPMGGAVLRADLLAGVTVALVLIPQSMAYAQLAGLPAYYGLYAAFLPVAMAALFGSSKQLATGPVAVVSLLTASALMPHAQPGTAEFIGYAILMSLLVGAVQLTLGLLRLGVVVNFLSHPVIVGFTNAAAIIIGLSQLSKIFGVPMGRSENFAQDIWGVLQQVGATHWPTFAFGIVAFAIMWSLKKYLPRLPNVLIAVALTTVTSWLIDFKGLGGAVVGEIPQGLPSVALPRLDLDMMAQLLPSAIIISLVGFMEAISIAKAMAAKTRDRIDPNQELIGQGLANLVGSLTQAYPASGSFSRSAVNLNAGAKTGMSSVFTAAMVLVTLLFLTPLLYNLPQAVLAAVIMMAVIGLVNFKAIRHAWHANRHDGAASAVTFLATLAFAPHLDKGIMVGAGLAIVLYLYRTMRPRVAQLGRFEDGTLRDLAVYPNLPTDPRIIVIRFDGQLYFANVSYFEDMVLAAVAAQPDAKFLLVVGDGINQLDASGEEVIHHLAERLEGNGIALVFSGLKRQVIEVMHHTGLFDLLAQGNIFPTEDMALAAIYDRLGGEATFRPLMPKRPADPALAAAS, encoded by the coding sequence ATGAACAACATCAAGAAGTTCGTTCCCTTCCTCGGCTGGTTTCCGATGGGCGGCGCGGTCTTGCGCGCCGACCTGCTGGCCGGCGTCACCGTGGCCCTTGTCCTCATCCCCCAGTCCATGGCCTATGCCCAGTTGGCCGGCCTGCCCGCCTATTACGGGCTCTACGCCGCCTTTCTGCCGGTGGCCATGGCCGCGTTGTTCGGCTCATCCAAGCAACTGGCGACGGGCCCGGTTGCCGTGGTCTCGCTGCTCACCGCTTCCGCCCTGATGCCCCATGCCCAGCCGGGCACCGCCGAATTCATCGGCTACGCCATCTTGATGTCGTTGCTGGTGGGCGCCGTGCAGTTGACCCTGGGCCTCTTGCGCCTGGGCGTGGTGGTCAACTTCCTGTCCCACCCGGTGATCGTCGGCTTCACCAATGCCGCCGCCATCATCATCGGCCTGTCGCAACTGTCCAAGATCTTCGGCGTCCCGATGGGCCGCAGCGAAAATTTCGCCCAGGACATCTGGGGCGTGCTGCAGCAGGTGGGCGCCACCCATTGGCCGACCTTCGCCTTCGGCATCGTCGCCTTCGCCATCATGTGGAGCCTGAAGAAATACCTGCCTCGCCTGCCCAACGTCCTGATCGCCGTGGCGCTGACCACCGTCACCAGTTGGCTGATCGACTTCAAGGGCTTGGGCGGCGCCGTGGTCGGCGAAATCCCCCAAGGCCTGCCCAGCGTCGCCCTGCCCCGTCTCGACTTGGACATGATGGCCCAGCTTCTGCCCAGCGCGATCATCATCTCGCTGGTCGGCTTCATGGAAGCGATCTCCATCGCCAAGGCCATGGCGGCCAAGACCCGGGACCGCATCGACCCCAACCAGGAACTGATCGGCCAGGGCCTCGCGAACTTGGTCGGCAGCCTGACCCAGGCCTATCCGGCCTCCGGCTCCTTCTCCCGGTCGGCGGTCAACCTGAACGCCGGCGCCAAGACCGGCATGTCGTCGGTCTTCACGGCGGCCATGGTGCTGGTGACGCTGCTGTTCCTGACGCCCTTGCTCTACAATCTCCCGCAGGCGGTGCTGGCGGCGGTGATCATGATGGCGGTGATCGGCCTGGTCAATTTCAAGGCCATTCGCCACGCTTGGCATGCCAACCGGCACGACGGTGCGGCCTCCGCGGTGACCTTCCTCGCCACCCTGGCCTTCGCGCCACACCTGGACAAGGGCATCATGGTCGGCGCCGGGCTGGCCATCGTGCTTTACCTCTACCGGACCATGCGCCCGCGCGTGGCGCAACTGGGCCGCTTCGAGGACGGAACGCTGCGCGACCTGGCGGTCTATCCCAACCTGCCCACCGACCCGCGCATCATCGTCATCCGCTTCGACGGCCAGCTCTATTTCGCCAACGTCTCCTACTTCGAGGACATGGTGCTGGCGGCGGTCGCCGCCCAGCCCGACGCCAAGTTCCTCCTGGTGGTGGGCGACGGCATCAACCAGTTGGACGCCTCCGGCGAGGAGGTGATCCATCACTTGGCCGAACGCCTTGAGGGCAACGGCATCGCCCTGGTCTTTTCCGGCCTAAAGCGGCAGGTGATCGAGGTGATGCACCATACCGGCCTGTTCGACCTGCTGGCCCAGGGGAACATCTTCCCCACCGAGGACATGGCCTTGGCCGCGATCTACGACCGCCTGGGCGGCGAGGCGACCTTCCGTCCCCTGATGCCCAAGCGGCCGGCCGATCCCGCTTTGGCGGCGGCTTCCTGA